A section of the Epinephelus moara isolate mb chromosome 3, YSFRI_EMoa_1.0, whole genome shotgun sequence genome encodes:
- the taf1 gene encoding transcription initiation factor TFIID subunit 1 isoform X1, with protein MSDSDSDEDQDRPFSITGFLFGNINEDGQLEDDSVLDNESKKHLAGLGNLGLGSLITEITANDEDDQEDSRDSGSVDAEGWVKSTEDAVDYSDISEVAEDETKKYRQAMGSLQPSRKTDDEDDYDADCEDIDSKLMPPPPPPSLPTAAKKEEPSSQSTNAGEEGDGIILPSIIAPSSTADKVDFSSSSDSESETDRPCQGLGSGGPPDRLTLPLAGIMQKDAAKALPGVTELFPEFRPGRVLRFLRLFGPGKNMPSVWRSARRKKKRKHRDPQPGTPPPEGEPTEQSLEKKSGWLYEYAAPPPPEQCLSDDEITMMAPVESKFSQTCGDGDKEAESRPKVAEWRYGPAQLWYDMLGVSEDGSNFTYGFKLKDEHTSEPQPQDMPKEITETAHEFERLDGDDNDDNEDEDKDRSALENEVFLMVTQLKWEDDIIWNGEDVKHKGTKTQRASLAGWLPSSMTRNANAYNAQQGLTRSNSQLVPPTPPPMPKASSISGSKREKNSHDNQASHEEDSPWFSIFPIDNEELVYGRWEDNIIWDDQEMDHLLMPPVLTLDPNDENIILEIPNEKEEMTSHSPSKENKKETAIKKSRILLGKTGVIKDEPQQNMSQPEVKDPWNLSNDEFYYPKQQGLRGTFGGNIIQHSIPALELRQPFFPTHMGPMKLRQFHRPTLKKYSFGALAQPGPHPAQPLLKHIKKKAKMREQERQASGGGDMFFMRTPQDLTGKDGDLILAEYSEEYPPLIMQVGLATKIKNYYKRKPGKDPGAPDCKYGETVYCHTSPFLGSLHPGQLLQAFENNLFRAPIYLHKMPETDFLVLRTRHGLYIREIVDIFVVGQQCPLFEVPGPNSKRANTHIRDFLQVFIYRLFWKSKDRPRRIRMEDIKKAFPSHSESSIRKRLKLCADFKRTGMDSNWWVLKPDFRLPTEEEIRAMVSPEQCCAYYSMLVAEQRLKDAGYGEKSFFAPEEENEEDFQMKIDDEVRTAPWNTTRAFISAMKGKCLLEVTGVADPTGCGEGFSYVKVPNKPTQQKDDKEPQPAKKTVTGTDADLRRLSLKNAKQLLRKFGVPEEEIKKLSRWEVIDVVRTMSTEQARSGEGPMSKFARGSRFSVAEHQERYKEECQRIFDLQNKVLESTEVLSTDTDSSSAEDSDFEEMGKNIENMLQNKKTSSQLSREREEQERKELQRMLMGEESDRDHKGRKERRKGLSSSLSTSSHKDDDTSSVTSLNSSATGRRLKIYRTFRDEDGKEYVRCETVRKASVIDAYTRIRTTKDDEFIRKFALFDEQHREEMRKERRRIQEQLRRLKRNQEKDKIKGPPEKKAKKVKERPDLKVKLKCGACGAIGHMRTNKFCPLYYQTNAPPSNPVAMTEEQEEELEKTVIHNDNEELIKVEGTKIVLGKQLIESADEVRRKSLVLKFPKQQLPPKKKRRVGNAVHCDYLNKPHKAIHRRRTDPMVTLSSVLESIINDMRDHPNTYPFHTPVNAKVVKDYYKIITRPMDLQTLRENVRKRMYPSREEFREAVEVIVKNSATYNGAKHPITQVAQSMLDLCDTKLKEKEDRLVRLEKAINPLLDDDDQVAFSFILDNIVTQKMMVVPDSWPFHHPVNKKFVPDYYKVIVNPMDLESIRKNISKHKYQNRDAFLSDVSLIHANSIKYNGPDSPYTKTALDIVNVCKQTLAEYDEHLTQLEKDISTAKEAALDAADLECLDPMTPGPYTPQGRHSRRPGEEESDVDIEGFEEEDDGKPKTPAPAEDADGDLEDEDDEEDILLPPRRRLHDQEDEEEEDDDGLSNRPAQASVLYQDLLMSDGEDDASEEEGDNPFSSIQLSESGSDSDREVDVRPAPPRRAQDTARMGMEQDESMMSYEGDGPDEPHMEDSNVSYGSYEETESRSQMQASSMGNGEDYGISEEEEEDEEDEARRRGPAVLSQVQLSEDEESEEFRSIGGDSDMDSDN; from the exons GTTGGGTGAAAAGCACAGAAGATGCAGTTGATTATTCGGACATCAGTGAGGTTGCTGAGGATGAGACAAAGAAGTACCGTCAGGCCATGGGGTCTTTGCAGCCCAGCAGGAAAACAG ATGATGAGGATGACTATGATGCTGACTGCGAGGATATTGATTCTAAACTTATGCCTCCTCCGCCACCACCGAGTCTACCCACCGCTGCTAAGAAAGAGGAACCCTCCTCTCAGAGCACAAATG CTGGGGAAGAGGGTGATGGCATCATCCTGCCCTCCATCATTGCGCCATCATCTACGGCTGATAAGGTTGACTTCAGCAGCTCCTCAGACTCAGAGTCAGAAACTGACCGTCCTTGCCAGGGCTTGGGGTCTGGAGGCCCCCCAGATAGGCTCACCCTCCCTCTTGCTGGTATCATGCAGAAAGATGCTGCCAAAGCCCTGCCAGGTGTCACAGAGCTTTTCCCCGAGTTCAGGCCTGGAAGG GTGCTCAGGTTCTTACGGCTGTTTGGTCCGGGAAAGAACATGCCATCAGTTTGGAGGAGTGCCCGCAGAAAGAAGAAGCGGAAGCATAGAGACCCTCAGCCTGGGACTCCTCCTCCGGAAGGAGAGCCCACAGAGCAGAGCCTGGAGAAGAAATCTGGATGGCTTTACGAGTACGCGGCCCCTCCACCCCCAGAGCAGTGTTTGTCTGATGATGAG ATAACCATGATGGCTCCAGTAGAATCTAAGTTCTCACAAACTTGTGGCGATGGGGACAAGGAGGCAGAGTCTCGACCGAAAGTAGCAGAATGGAGATATGGTCCAGCACAGCTCTGGTACGACATGCTAGGAGTCTCTGAGGATGGAAGCAACTTCACCTATGGCTTCAAGCTAAAAGACGAGCACACCAGTGAACCTCAGCCGCAGGACATGCCTAAAGAAATAACAGAGACTGCACATGAG TTTGAGAGGCTGGACGGCGACGACAATGATGATAATGAGGATGAAGATAAGGACAGATCCGCCCTCGAGAATGAAGTCTTCCTGATGGTCACTCAACTGAAATGGGAGGATGATATTATCTGGAATGGAGAGGACGTAAAACACAAGGGCACAAAGACTCAGCGAGCCAGTTTGGCAGGATGGCTGCCATCTAGCATGACCCGCAATGCAAATGCTTATAACGCACAGCAGG GTCTGACGAGAAGCAATTCCCAGTTGGTGCCACCTACACCTCCACCTATGCCCAAAGCTTCTTCAATCTCTGGCTCTAAGCGGGAAAAAAACAGCCACGATAATCAAG CCTCTCACGAAGAAGACTCTCCCTGGTTCTCGATTTTCCCCATTGACAACGAGGAGTTGGTGTATGGACGCTGGGAAGATAACATTATCTGGGATGACCAGGAGATGGATCACTTGCTCATGCCACCTGTTCTTACACTGGATCCCAATGATGAAAATATCATCCTAG AAATTCCCAATGAAAAGGAGGAGATGACTTCCCACTCCCCATCAAAAGAGAACAAGAAGGAAACGGCAATCAAGAAGAGCCGCATCCTGCTGGGGAAGACCGGCGTGATAAAAGATGAGCCACAGCAG AACATGTCCCAGCCCGAAGTGAAGGACCCCTGGAACCTCTCCAATGATGAGTTCTATTATCCTAAACAGCAGGGGCTGAGGGGAACATTCGGTGGCAACATTATTCAG CACTCCATCCCTGCACTGGAGCTCAGGCAACCTTTCTTCCCCACTCACATGGGGCCCATGAAGCTGCGCCAGTTTCATCGACCGACTCTGAAGAAGTACTCATTTGGAGCTTTGGCTCAACCAGGTCCCCATCCTGCCCAGCCTCTGCTCAAACACATCAAGAAGAAGGCCAAG ATGCGAGAGCAGGAGCGTCAGGCGTCAGGTGGAGGAGACATGTTCTTCATGCGAACTCCGCAGGACTTGACAGGCAAAGATGGAGATCTGATCCTGGCAGAGTACAGCGAAGAATACCCCCCTCTCATTATGCAAGTTGGCTTGGCCACCAAGATCAAAAACTACTACAAAAGG AAACCTGGAAAAGATCCTGGAGCACCTGACTGTAAATATGGAGAGACCGTGTACTGCCACACGTCCCCGTTCCTGGGTTCTCTTCATCCTGGACAGCTGCTCCAG GCATTTGAAAACAACCTTTTCCGTGCTCCAATCTACCTGCACAAGATGCCAGAGACCGATTTCTTGGTTCTGCGAACGCGACATGGCCTCTACATTAGAGAgattgtggacatttttgtagTTGGTCAGCAGTGCCCCTTGTTTGAGGTTCCAGGGCCCAACTCCAAACGAGCCAATACTCACATCAGAGACTTCCTACAG GTGTTCATTTACCGCTTGTTCTGGAAGAGCAAGGACCGGCCCCGCAGAATCCGCATGGAAGATATAAAGAAAGCTTTTCCCTCACACTCAGAGAGCAGCATCAGGAAACGGCTAAAACTGTGTGCTGACTTCAAACGTACAG GGATGGATTCTAACTGGTGGGTGCTGAAGCCTGACTTCAGACTGCCTACAGAGGAGGAGATCAGGGCCATGGTGTCTCCAGAGCAGTGCTGCGCTTACTATAGCATGCTGGTGGCAGAGCAGAGGCTCAAG GATGCTGGGTATGGCGAGAAATCCTTCTTTGCTCCAGAGGAGGAGAATGAAGAGGACTTTCAAATGAAGATTGATGATGAG GTGCGGACAGCTCCTTGGAACACAACAAGAGCCTTCATTTCTGCCATGAAGGGGAAATGCCTGTTGGAAGTTACAGGTGTGGCTGATCCTACTGGCTGCGGAGAGGGTTTCTCTTACGTCAAAGTGCCCAACAAGCCCACACAACAGAAG GATGACAAAGAGCCGCAGCCTGCTAAGAAGACTGTGACGGGGACAGACGCTGACCTGAGGAGACTCTCACTAAAGAATGCCAAGCAACTGCTGCGCAAGTTTGGTGTTCCAGAGGAAGAG ATCAAGAAGCTCTCACGTTGGGAGGTGATTGACGTGGTCAGAACCATGTCCACAGAACAGGCACGCTCAGGCGAGGGACCCATGAGCAAGTTTGCCAGAGGCTCTCGTTTCTCTGTTGCTGAGCACCAGGAGCGCTACAAGGAGGAGTGCCAGAGGATCTTTGACCTGCAGAACAA AGTGTTAGAGTCGACAGAGGTGCTctccacagacacagacagcagcTCAGCAGAGGACAGTGACTTTGAGGAGATGGGGAAGAACATTGAGAACATGCTCCAGAACAAGAAGACCAGCTCCCAGCTTTCCCGCGAGAgggaggagcaggagaggaaggagCTGCAGAGGATGCTGATGGGCGAGGAGAGCGATCGCGACCACAAGGGACGCAAGGAGAGGCGCAAAGGCTTGT CCAGCTCCCTATCCACCAGCTCCCATAAAGACGACGACACGTCCTCCGTCACCAGCCTAAACTCCTCAGCCACAGGACGGCGACTCAAAATCTATCGCACCTTCAGGGATGAGGACGGCAAAGAGTATGTCCGCTGCGAGACGGTGCGCAAGGCTTCCGTCATTGACGCCTACACCAGGATCAGAACCACCAAGGATGATGAATTCAT ACGAAAGTTTGCCCTCTTCGAtgagcagcacagagaggagatgaggaaggAGCGCCGGCGTATTcaagagcagctgaggaggcTGAAGAGAAACCAAGAGAAAGACAAGATCAAAGGACCTCCAGAGAAGAAGGCCAAGAAGGTCAAAGAGAGACCAGACCTCAAGGTAAAA TTAAAGTGCGGCGCATGTGGAGCCATCGGACACATGAGGACCAACAAGTTCTGCCCGCTGTACTATCAGACCAACGCCCCGCCTTCTAACCCAGTTGCCATGACAGAGGAGcaagaggaggagctggaaaagaCTGTCATCCACAATGACAACGAGGAACTGATAAAGGTGGAGGGCACCAAGATTGTGCTGGGCAAACAGCTCATTGAGAG TGCTGATGAGGTCCGCAGAAAGTCTTTAGTGCTCAAGTTCCCCAAGCAACAGCTCCCGCCGAAGAAGAAGAGACGCGTAGGCAACGCTGTGCACTGTGACTACCTCAAT AAACCCCACAAGGCCATTCACCGCAGACGTACTGACCCCATGGTGACCTTGTCTTCTGTGCTAGAGAGCATCATCAATGACATGCGGGATCACCCCAAT ACATATCCATTCCACACACCAGTCAATGCCAAGGTTGTGAAGGACTACTATAAGATCATCACACGGCCTATGGATCTGCAGACGCTGAGGGAGAATGTTCGTAAACGAATGTACCCATCAAGAGAGGAGTTCCGTGAAGCAGTGGAAGTCATCGTCAAAAACAGCGCAACTTACAATG GGGCAAAACATCCAATAACACAGGTAGCACAGTCCATGCTGGACCTGTGCGATACTAAACTTAAAGAG aaGGAGGACAGGCTGGTGAGGCTGGAGAAAGCCATCAACCCCTTgctggatgatgatgatcagGTGGCCTTCTCCTTCATCCTGGACAACATTGTAACCCAGAAGATGATGGTGGTTCCTGAC TCATGGCCGTTTCACCATCCTGTCAACAAAAAGTTTGTGCCTGATTATTATAAAGTGATCGTAAACCCAATGGATCTGGAGAGCATCCGCAAG AACATCTCTAAACACAAATACCAGAACCGAGATGCGTTCCTTTCAGACGTCAGTCTCATCCATGCCAACAGTATCAAGTACAATG GCCCAGACAGTCCTTACACCAAGACAGCCCTGGACATTGTCAATGTGTGCAAGCAAACCTTGGCAGAG TATGATGAGCACTTGACCCAGTTGGAGAAGGACATCTCTACTGCCAAAGAGGCGGCTCTAGATGCAGCAGACTTGGAGTGTTTGGACCCAATGACACCAGGACCATACACACCGCAG GGTCGCCACAGCAGAAGACCCGGGGAGGAAGAGTCAGatgtggacattgaaggctttgaggaggaagatgatggcaAACCTAAGACTCCTGCTCCT GCAGAGGATGCAGATGGAGATCTCGAGGacgaagatgatgaagaggacaTACTGCTGCCGCCTCGCAGACGGCTGCACGAccaggaggatgaggaggaggaggacgatgaCGGACTTTCAAACCGCCCAGCCCAAGCCAGTGTGCTGTACCAGGACCTGCTCATGTCTGACGGAGAAGATGATGCGAGCGAAGAGGAGGGCGACAACCCTTTCTCCT CCATACAGCTGTCAGAGAGTGGTAGCGACTCTGACAGAGAAGTGGATGTGCGTCCCGCCCCTCCACGGAGAGCTCAAGACACAGCTCGCATGGGCATGGAGCAAGACGAGAGCATGATGTCATATGAAGGGGACGGGCCTGATGAGCCACACATGGAAGACAGCAATGTCAG cTATGGCAGCTAcgaggagacagagagcaggagtCAGATGCAGGCCTCCAGCATGGGAAACGGAGAAGACTATGGCATCagcgaagaggaggaggaagatgaagaagatgaagCACGGAGAAGAGGCCCAGCTGTGCTCTCCCAGGTCCAGCTCAGTGAAGACGAGGAGAGTGAAGAATTCAGATCTATAGGAGGAGACAGCGACATGGACTCTGACAACTAG